CGCCCTTGGGGATCAGGCAGGACCGGTTGGCGTCGTTGGCGGGCGAGGGCTGGCAACCTGGCGCCTGGCTGAAGTTGCCGGTCGTCACCGTCCCGGCCGGCAGGTAGGGCTCCGACTGAGGGTGCCCGTTGACGTAGAGCACGTCGTTCACCGAGCTCATCGAGTCGCCGGGAAGACCCACCACCCGTTTGACCAGGTCGTTGACCGAAGGGTCGCTGCTGTCTGCGGGCGGCCGGCTGAACACGACGATGTCGCCGCGATGGATGGCGTGCAGGTCGTAGCTCACCTTGTCGACCAGGATGCGGTCGCCGACCTCGAGGGTGGGCACCATCGAGGCCGACGGGATGTAGAAAGCCTGGATGAGCCAGGTCTTTATGGCGAAGGCGGCCAACAGCGCGAGGGCGACGATGGCGAGCCACTCGATCCAGGTCCGCATGCGGGGCGAACGGCGGCGCCCCGCTCGGGACCCGGCGACGGGGACGTCGTCGTCAGGGGGCGGCGGGCGGCCGGGATCGGTCATCGTCACGGTGGCCGCAGGCTAATCCAGGCCCGGCGAGGGCGCGGGGGCACCCAGGGGGCGCCACAGGCCGACGCGACCTGACGTCACAGTCCGTCGATGAGCTTCTCGACCCGCTCGTCGCGCGCACGGAACGGATCCTTGAGCAACACGGTGCGCTGAGCCTGGTCGTTGAGCTTGAGGTGGACCCAGTCGACGGTGAAGTCCCGCCGGCGGTCCTTGGCCTTCTTGATGAACTCCCCCCTCAGTCGCGCTCTCGTTGTCTGCGGCGGCCGGTCGATCGCCGCCTCGATGGCGTCCTCGGTGCAGGTCCGATCGACCTCGCCCCGGCTCTGGAGGCGGTAGAACAGGCCCCGCTCCCGGCTCACGTCGTGGTACTGGAGATCGAGCAGCGCTACCCGGGGGTGCGACAGCGACAGGCCGTGCCGTTCGCGGTAGCGCTCGATCAGGCGGTGCTTGATCACCCAGTCACACTCGCGGTCGAGCGTGAAGGGATCCTTCTCGATGCCCTCGAGGCAGTGCTCCCACATCTCCAGGGCCTGCTCCTCGAGGGGGTCGAGCCCCTTCTGCTCCGCGTAGCGGCGCGCCCTCATCAGGTACTCCCCCTGGATGTCGAGGGCGCTGGCCTCCCTGCCGTTGGCCAGACGCACGCGGCGCCGGCACGAGGTGTCGTGGCTGATCTCGCGAATGGCCCGGATGGGGTTCTCCAGGGTCATGTCGCGGAGCACCGCGGCGGGGTCCTCGAGCATGCGGAGCAGGATGCTGGTGGCTCCCACTTTGAGGAAGGTGGAGTACTCGCTCATGTTCGAGTCACCGACGATCACGTGGAGGCGTCGGAAGCGCTCGGCGTCGGCGTGCGGCTCGTCCCTCGTGTTGATGATCGGCCGGCTCCTGGTCGTCGCCGAGGAGACTCCTTCCCAGATGTGCTCCGCCCGCTGGCTGATGCAGAACATTGCTCCGCGGGCCGTCTGGAGCACCTTGCCCGCCCCGGCGTAGATCTGACGGGTGACGAAGAACGGGATCAGCACCTCGGCGTAGTGGCCGAAGTCGTCCCTGCGACTCGTCAGGTAGTTCTCGTGGCAGCCGTAGGAGTTCCCGGCCGAGTCGGTGTTGTTCTTGAACAGGTAGATGACGCCGCGGATGCCCTCCTCCCGGAGACGCTGCTCGGCGGACAGGAGCAGGTGCTCGAGGATCCGCTCACCGGCCTTGTCGTGGGCGACGAGGTCGGAGATCGAGTCGCACTCCGGCGTGGCGTACTCCGGATGGCTGCCGACATCGAGGTACAGGCGGGCACCGTTCTCGAGGAAGACGTTGCTGGATCGGCCCCAGCTGACGACTCGCCGAAAGAGGTAGCGGGCGACCTCGTCGGGGCTCAGCCTCCGCTGCCCGCGTAGGGTGCAGGTGACGCCGTACTCGTTCTCGAGCCCGAAGATGCGCCGCTCCATGCCGGCCCACGGTACCGTTCCCGGGGTGCCGAGGCGGCGCGAGCCGCTCAGGTCGGCTCAGGTCGACGGGGAGACGCCCAGCAGCTCCTGCAGCTCGCCGTCCTCGATGCGGCGGAAGGCGCGTCGTCCGTCGCCCCGCACCAGCGCCGCCACCTCGAGCTCGTCGGCGCCGAGTGTCCGGTCGGGACCGGCGAGGGCGGCCACGGCCGCCCCGAGAGCCTGTGCCAGGGTCCACCCTTCGGCCCAGGACGACTCCACCCGCCCGGCGATCGCCTCGGCCTCGCCCCCGAGCACGATGAAGCGCTCCTCGTCGACGACCGTGCCGTCGTAGAGGATGTGGTACAGCTGATCGGCCGCGCCGTCCACG
The Acidimicrobiales bacterium DNA segment above includes these coding regions:
- the lepB gene encoding signal peptidase I, translating into MTDPGRPPPPDDDVPVAGSRAGRRRSPRMRTWIEWLAIVALALLAAFAIKTWLIQAFYIPSASMVPTLEVGDRILVDKVSYDLHAIHRGDIVVFSRPPADSSDPSVNDLVKRVVGLPGDSMSSVNDVLYVNGHPQSEPYLPAGTVTTGNFSQAPGCQPSPANDANRSCLIPKGEYWVMGDNRGDSKDSRVFGPIKGSLVVGRVVVRVWPIGSLHIF
- the pafA gene encoding Pup--protein ligase, whose protein sequence is MERRIFGLENEYGVTCTLRGQRRLSPDEVARYLFRRVVSWGRSSNVFLENGARLYLDVGSHPEYATPECDSISDLVAHDKAGERILEHLLLSAEQRLREEGIRGVIYLFKNNTDSAGNSYGCHENYLTSRRDDFGHYAEVLIPFFVTRQIYAGAGKVLQTARGAMFCISQRAEHIWEGVSSATTRSRPIINTRDEPHADAERFRRLHVIVGDSNMSEYSTFLKVGATSILLRMLEDPAAVLRDMTLENPIRAIREISHDTSCRRRVRLANGREASALDIQGEYLMRARRYAEQKGLDPLEEQALEMWEHCLEGIEKDPFTLDRECDWVIKHRLIERYRERHGLSLSHPRVALLDLQYHDVSRERGLFYRLQSRGEVDRTCTEDAIEAAIDRPPQTTRARLRGEFIKKAKDRRRDFTVDWVHLKLNDQAQRTVLLKDPFRARDERVEKLIDGL
- the prcA gene encoding proteasome subunit alpha — translated: VRHADTKGFAYSREDVDARSLANVYAQYLGQVFTHEMKPLEIEILVAELGVDGAADQLYHILYDGTVVDEERFIVLGGEAEAIAGRVESSWAEGWTLAQALGAAVAALAGPDRTLGADELEVAALVRGDGRRAFRRIEDGELQELLGVSPST